A genomic window from Abyssisolibacter fermentans includes:
- a CDS encoding heavy-metal-associated domain-containing protein, which translates to MSQKITLTVNNIGCASCAKKIEDALSKKDGVIKIDINLSSKNVLLEYDENKVSVKDMILIIEKTGYNVEK; encoded by the coding sequence GTGAGTCAAAAAATAACATTAACAGTAAACAATATAGGCTGTGCATCTTGTGCAAAGAAAATAGAGGATGCTTTATCAAAAAAAGATGGAGTAATAAAAATAGATATTAATCTATCATCTAAAAATGTATTACTTGAGTATGATGAAAATAAAGTATCGGTAAAAGATATGATATTGATTATTGAAAAAACAGGATACAATGTAGAAAAATAA
- a CDS encoding cation diffusion facilitator family transporter, translated as MNEKRYEEGQKVMWLTVFLNIILGIIKIVIGIVYNSNALVADGIHTMSDVLSSIGLIIGFIIAKKPRDLDHQYGHEKAESISALALSLLLIAVGLNICYSSIKQIISISDIVPGNLAIIAALLSIAVKEFQYQISIRVGKKIQSSALIADAWHHRSDALSSIAALIGIVGSKLGYSFLDPLAGIIVSLVVIKTGFDIFKNSYNELMDTSLDTEILSLLIDKISTHKDVRTINDLKARKHGNQYFVDVIIAVDPDISVAMGHKIAVDVENIVYQNINAKYVLVHVNPCCNNENIDCSNCSHIISDLVKEKLKK; from the coding sequence TTGAACGAAAAAAGATATGAAGAAGGTCAAAAAGTAATGTGGCTTACTGTTTTCTTGAATATTATACTTGGAATTATCAAAATCGTTATTGGTATAGTATATAATTCTAATGCTCTTGTTGCTGATGGTATACATACTATGTCTGATGTTTTAAGTTCTATTGGTTTAATAATTGGTTTTATAATTGCAAAAAAACCTCGAGACTTAGATCATCAATATGGACATGAAAAAGCAGAATCAATATCTGCTTTGGCGCTATCATTATTATTAATAGCTGTAGGTTTAAATATATGCTATTCTTCGATTAAACAAATTATTTCTATTTCAGATATTGTACCTGGCAATTTGGCCATCATAGCAGCTTTATTATCTATTGCTGTAAAGGAATTTCAATATCAAATTTCTATTAGAGTCGGCAAAAAAATACAAAGCAGTGCATTAATAGCTGATGCTTGGCATCACAGGTCTGATGCTCTTTCTTCTATTGCTGCATTGATTGGTATTGTAGGTTCTAAATTAGGCTATAGTTTTCTAGACCCTCTAGCAGGAATAATAGTCAGCTTAGTTGTTATAAAAACTGGTTTTGATATATTTAAAAATAGTTATAATGAGTTGATGGATACATCTTTAGATACTGAAATATTATCATTATTAATTGACAAAATATCTACACATAAGGATGTTAGAACTATCAATGATTTAAAGGCAAGAAAACATGGAAACCAATATTTTGTTGATGTTATAATAGCCGTTGATCCTGATATATCTGTAGCTATGGGACACAAGATAGCTGTAGATGTTGAAAATATAGTCTATCAAAATATTAATGCCAAGTATGTTTTAGTTCATGTAAATCCATGTTGTAATAATGAAAATATCGACTGTTCTAATTGTAGTCATATAATAAGTGATTTAGTAAAAGAAAAATTAAAAAAATAA
- a CDS encoding DUF1858 domain-containing protein — MAITKDMLIGEILRERPDAAPILMRFGMGCVGCPSAQMESLEQAAIVHGLDLEPLLKALNE; from the coding sequence TTGGCTATTACTAAAGATATGTTAATTGGTGAAATCTTAAGAGAGCGTCCTGATGCTGCTCCAATACTAATGAGATTTGGTATGGGATGTGTTGGTTGTCCTTCTGCTCAAATGGAATCTTTGGAACAAGCTGCGATTGTACACGGCTTAGACTTAGAACCATTGTTAAAAGCATTAAACGAATAA
- a CDS encoding copper-translocating P-type ATPase — protein sequence MFFHMANIKTILTNGYFQLAAATIVQFLIGMRFYKGAYHSLKGGGANMDVLVSTGTSAAYFYSIYNLFRNVHEYYFEASAIIITLILLGKYMEAVAKGKTSEAIKKLMDLKAKTAKIIRDDVEIEIPIDEVSQGDILVVRPGEKIPVDGIIIQGTSSIDESMLTGESIPVDKKTGDQVIGATINKYGSFKYKATKVGKDTALAQIIKLVEDAQVSKAPVQRLADKIAGVFVPTVVAISIITFVATFLYTGDFSIALINSVAVLVIACPCALGLATPTAIMVGTGKGAENGILIKGGEYLEKAHKLEVIVLDKTGTITKGKPELTDIKPYNRSIEELMQTAAQAEMLSEHPLSKAVLNKAKQMKLDLKEPEKFEAIPGKGVNCIIGGNNIHIGNQKLMDFENINTSEIEGDIKQLQKQGKTAIIVAENRAVIGIIGIADVVKERSKEAINKLLKMNIDVYMITGDNERTAHSIAEQVGIKNVIADVLPQDKSNYVNDIKKDGKVIGMVGDGINDAPALAVADVGFAIGTGADVAVEAADITLMRGNLMDVVFAIELSKKTMRTIKQNLFWAFIYNIAGIPLAALGYLNPMIAGGAMAFSSVSVVSNSLRLKRYRLRK from the coding sequence ATGTTTTTTCACATGGCAAATATAAAAACAATACTAACAAATGGATATTTCCAATTAGCGGCAGCTACGATAGTTCAATTTTTAATAGGTATGAGATTTTATAAAGGGGCATATCACTCGTTAAAAGGTGGAGGAGCAAACATGGATGTTCTAGTAAGTACTGGAACGTCAGCTGCTTATTTTTATAGCATATATAATTTATTCAGAAATGTCCATGAATATTACTTTGAAGCAAGTGCAATAATAATAACTTTAATTCTATTAGGAAAATATATGGAAGCGGTAGCAAAAGGAAAGACGTCTGAGGCTATAAAAAAATTAATGGATTTAAAAGCCAAAACAGCTAAAATAATTAGAGATGACGTAGAGATAGAAATACCGATAGATGAAGTCTCCCAAGGCGACATACTTGTTGTTAGACCCGGTGAAAAAATACCCGTAGACGGCATCATCATACAAGGTACATCATCAATCGATGAATCAATGCTTACAGGAGAAAGCATACCAGTTGATAAAAAGACAGGAGACCAAGTAATTGGTGCTACTATAAACAAATATGGCAGTTTTAAATACAAAGCAACTAAAGTTGGAAAAGATACTGCACTAGCTCAAATAATTAAACTAGTAGAGGATGCTCAAGTATCAAAAGCACCTGTTCAAAGATTAGCTGATAAAATTGCAGGAGTATTTGTTCCAACAGTAGTAGCAATTTCAATAATAACATTTGTAGCAACATTTTTGTATACAGGTGATTTTTCAATAGCTTTAATAAATTCAGTAGCCGTTTTAGTAATAGCATGTCCTTGTGCATTAGGCTTAGCTACACCAACAGCTATAATGGTTGGTACAGGTAAAGGCGCGGAAAATGGAATATTGATTAAAGGTGGCGAATATCTAGAAAAAGCTCATAAGCTTGAAGTTATAGTATTAGATAAAACGGGTACAATAACTAAAGGCAAACCAGAACTGACAGATATAAAACCTTACAATCGCTCCATAGAAGAATTAATGCAGACAGCAGCACAAGCAGAGATGCTTTCAGAACATCCTTTAAGCAAAGCTGTTTTAAATAAAGCTAAACAGATGAAGCTTGATTTAAAAGAACCAGAAAAATTTGAAGCCATACCGGGTAAAGGTGTTAATTGTATAATTGGAGGTAATAATATCCATATAGGGAATCAAAAACTAATGGATTTTGAAAATATAAATACAAGTGAAATTGAAGGCGATATAAAGCAGTTGCAAAAACAAGGTAAGACTGCAATAATAGTAGCCGAGAATAGAGCAGTTATAGGGATAATAGGTATTGCAGATGTTGTTAAAGAAAGGTCCAAAGAAGCAATAAATAAATTATTAAAAATGAACATAGATGTCTATATGATTACTGGTGATAACGAAAGAACTGCACATTCAATAGCTGAGCAGGTTGGTATAAAAAATGTTATTGCAGATGTTTTGCCTCAAGATAAGTCAAATTACGTTAACGATATAAAAAAAGATGGTAAAGTCATAGGAATGGTTGGAGATGGTATAAATGATGCTCCAGCACTAGCAGTAGCAGATGTAGGATTTGCTATAGGTACAGGTGCAGATGTAGCAGTAGAAGCAGCAGATATAACGCTAATGAGGGGTAATTTAATGGATGTTGTGTTTGCCATAGAGTTAAGTAAAAAGACAATGAGAACAATAAAGCAAAACCTGTTTTGGGCGTTTATATATAATATAGCAGGTATACCATTAGCCGCATTAGGGTATCTTAATCCTATGATAGCAGGAGGTGCAATGGCATTTAGTTCAGTATCTGTAGTAAGTAATTCGTTAAGATTAAAAAGATATAGACTTAGAAAGTGA
- a CDS encoding glutaredoxin family protein — protein MTKEVIVYTSSTCPHCVSVKEYLSEKGISYTEKNVQTDPNARKELIKKGFMGVPVIMIDDETVTGFDKNKLDQLL, from the coding sequence ATGACTAAAGAAGTAATAGTTTATACTAGCAGCACATGTCCTCATTGTGTTTCAGTAAAGGAATATTTATCTGAAAAAGGTATTAGCTATACCGAAAAAAATGTGCAAACAGATCCTAATGCTAGAAAAGAACTTATCAAAAAAGGGTTCATGGGAGTACCTGTTATTATGATAGATGATGAAACAGTCACTGGGTTTGATAAAAATAAACTAGATCAATTATTATAA